GAGGCCTCCTTGCTGTGGAACGATCAAGAGCTCGCCGTCGGCGTCGTAGAAGACCTTGTCGACCATCGACGTGTTGGCCACGTAGAGATGGATGCCCACGCCCGTCCCGTGGGCGGGCGCGCCGTTGCCGCCGATCGTGACGAGCCCGTCGACGAAATCGGTGCCCGGCGGAGGCGAGGGGAGCGGGTCCCACCGGAGGCGGTTCGGGGAGGGCGGCACCTCGGTGAACGGCCCGGTGCGGAGGAGCCCCGTGCCCTCACGCTTCACGAAGGGCGTGTGCCCCGCGCTCGGGCGCAGCCTGTAGAGCCAGCTCCTGCGGTTCTCGGCGCGCGGCGCGGTGAAGGCCGACCCGGAGAGCTGCTCGGCGTAGAGGCCGAAGGGCACCTTCTGCGGCGAGTTGCGGCCCTCGGGCAGCGCGCCCTCGACGGCGCTCGTCACGTGCGCGTTCCCGAAACCCGGCATGTAGCGGAGGTCCATGGCGCGCGACTCTACCAGAGCCCCGCGGGGCTGTGCGGGCCCACGGGGTAGGCCGAAAAGTCGATAGGTTACGGATGTTTGTGGAACGAGGTGGGACTCGGTCGGGCCGAGGGCCGTGGGCGTCGCGGGGCTCGGCGTGCGCCTTCGGAGACGCGACTTGTCCGACCATTCTGCGGGCCTCGAGAGGAAACATCCCGTATCCTATGGGGCCCTTGCCGAAGCTCACCGACTTCTCCTACGCCGCGCACGCCGGGAGCAACACGTTCCTCCTCGACGACGACGGGGTGTGCCGCCGCATCCTGACGCGCGGGAAGAACCGCGCCGCGACGAACCCGTCGACGCAGCGGTGCCTCGGCGCGCAGTACGTGGCGAGCCTCGATTTCTCGAGCGAGAGCGGCCTCGTGGAGCGCCCCAAGGAGGGGTGCCCGCTCCTCTTCGCGCGGGTCGACGAGCGGGGGCGTGTGTCCCTCGTGCGCACTGCGCCGCTCGAGCGCTTCGAGGAGATCAAACAGCCCGAGCGCGAGCCCGAGACCGACGAGCACCCGCGCTTCGGCGCCCCCGATCCCGACATGCTCCCGCCGCGCACCTTGCGCGCCGAGGCCGACGCGCCCCCCACGCGCCGCGAGCCCACGGTCGACTCCCGCAGGCTCGCGCAGGCCATGCCGAACCTGCCCGCCGTGGTGCGCTCCACGATGAAGGTCGACATCGACTACCTCGACCCTTCGGACCGCACGCAGCAGCGGCCCGCGCTCGACCCGCGCAAGCTCCCGCCCCTCGTCGACGACGACGGCGACGACAACGACGCGACCATGGTCGGCGATCGGCGCATGCTCGAGGACCTCCCCATGCCCGACGACGACGCGACCGTGGTGCACGAGCGCCCGGCGCAGTTCCGAAAGCGCGGCATGCTCCCGAAGGACCGGCCCTCCGAGTCCCTCGTGCCCGCGCACCCTCACGCCCGCGCGGCCGAGAGCCAACGCGCGCTGCCGAAGCCCCCACCCTCGGGGCGACGACCGGGGCGCTAGGCCGTGATCGTCGAGGCCCGCTCGTTCTGCTTTTTCTGCGGCAAAGCCGGCCGCGCCGACGCCCCGTGCCCGTCGTGCATGATCGCGATGCCCGCGGTGTTCTGCGGCGGCTGTGGCGCGCGCTCGTCGCCGCTCGCCCCGTCCTGCGGCACGTGCCACGCGCCGCTCGCCGAGCCCCGGTTCGCCGAGCTCCCGTGCCCCGCGTGCACCGCCGCGCGCCGCCCGAGCGGTCCCATGGTCCCCGTGGCGTGCGGGGCCGTGTCGCTCCATGGCTGCGTCACGTGCCGCGGCGTGTTCGTGTCGGCGCGTGCATGGTGCACGCTCTTGTCGCACCCCGAGCTCGAGCCCAAGCTCCCCGGTGAGGCGCCTCCGGGGGCGGGCGCGGTGCTCGAGATGGTCGCGTGCCCCCTCTGCAAGAAGCGCCTCGAGCGAGGCCGGTTCGCGGGCCGTTCGTCCGTCGTGGTCGACATGTGCGAGCGGCACGGCGTGTGGCTCGACGCGGGGGAGCTCTCGGGGGTGCTCGGGTTCGTCCGCCAAGAGCGCGCGGCCCGCCCCGACGTCGACGCGGCCCACGCGAGCCTCGATGCCGCGAGGCGCGCAGGCGACGTGTACGTGCGCGGAGCGGCCCAGGAGCTCACGCGCCGCGAAGAGCGCAAGCCCTCGGGCTTCCCGTGGGCGCTCGCCCTGGTCGCGGCGCTCGGCTTCTCGGCCCTAAGTTATGGCACCTACCAGAAGTTCTTCGCCCACCACGGCGAGACGGTAAAGGGCGCCGCCGAAGGCGCCCAAAAGGTCCTCGGGAAGTAGCTACTTGGGGCGCTTCGCGACGTAGATCCCGCCGCCCTCGGTTCGCCTGATCGTGACGTAGAGCGAGCAGTCGTCGCGCGTCACGTGCGTCGGGCTAGCGTACACCAGTCCGCCATCTCCACCTTGAGGCAAGGTCAAGGTAGCGATCTCTTGCGAGCCTGCAAACTTGTCGGAGAGCGTGGCTCGTGTCGCTCGGCGCACCGTGTAGTTGCGCGTGAAGTAGAGGGTAAGTCCGTCGTAGGAGATGACGAAGGTCCCTGGGTTGAAGTCCGTTACGGGGATCCCCCCGCTCACCACGTTCCCTAGGCGGTCTCCTTGAAGGAGGGCCCAGGGACCCTCCGGGGTAGACCCTAGCCAGTAGTACCTCGAGCCATCCGCGGAAATAAGGGGATTGCTGCCAAGGAAAGCGCTCCCGTTCACGAGTGTGAGCTGGGTGGGGGCTCCGAAGCCGGAGTCGATGGTCGAGCGGGACACCGCGTCACTATACGGGGGGCTGGTTGCCAAGACGGAGCTCCGCAGGATGATGAGCCCGTCGCTCGAGAGCGAGTGCGCGAGCCACTGCCCGGCTGCGCCTGGCGCTGGGGGAAGTTGGAGCGGCGCTGCGCCCGTGAAGGGCGCGTCGGGGCCCGACCTGCGAACTTGGATGACGTCGTTACCCCGGCCGAAGATCGCCACCGTCTGGGCCGCGTTCATGGTGAAGCCGTACTCGCCCAGGTTCGAACGCAGCTCCTCGACCAGCACGGGGGGGCCAAAGTCCTTGTTCGGATCGCAGGCCGCGGTGGACGGTGCATCGGCGCCGGCGTCCGTGACGCTCGCCTCTCCGCCCCCAGCATCGACGACGGGCGCGGCGACGGGGTCGTCCCCCATGCATGCCATGAGACCCACGAGCGGCAACACGACCCGAAACGACGGCTTCATGCGCGCACTCTGTGAGCAAAGCGCTGCCCGGTCAAGCCCGCGGCGGGGCTCTCATCGTCTCGGGTGCCGCGGGGTCATGCCGAGGTCACTGCGGGCGTTGGGCCATCCACAAATCGGTGCCGCCCGAGCCGCCGGGGCGTGTGCTCTTTAGGATCATCACGCAGCCGTCGCCCGTGAGGAAGAGCGGCGCGTCCTTCGCGTTCGACGACAGCGCGTCCACGCGCACGCCCGCGCCGAACGAGGCGGCCTTCGAGGCGCGTGTCGCGCGGAGCACGTCGTCGCTCATGCCGTTCGAGTAGTAGAGCGTGAGCTCGTCGGCCGAGAGCACCGGGTTGTACACGTCGGCCGGGGTGACCTCGCGGCCCGTCCCGAAGATCGCCGGGGTGGCCCCGCGCGCGGCCTGGTGCAGCTTGAACGTCTGGAAGTCGAGCCAGTAGAGCGTCTGCCCGTCGGCCGAGAGGTGCGGCGAGAGCGCGTCCGACAGGGCCGTCCCCCCTACGGTGACCGCGCCTTGATTCGCGAAGGGCGCCCCCGCCGCGCCTCGCGTGGCCACGAACACGCCGATCCCGCCGGCCGTCTGCCTGTGGAAGTAGAGGACGAGCCCGTCGGGCGAGACCGTGGGCGAGTACTCCGAGCCCGGCGGCGTGTTCACCACGGCGAGGTTCGTCTCGGTCGGCGCCGCGAACGCGTCGGTCACGCGGGCGCGCGTGGTCTGGAGAAGGCTCGTGTTGGGCGCGCCCGTGTTCTCGCGGTGCATGAACGCGGTGAGCTCGTCGCGGGTCATGCTGAACGACGCTTCGTCGAACGCCGAGCTCACGGTGGCCATGAACGTGGGCGCGTCGAACGTCTTCGCGGGGTCGCACCTCCTGTCCGTGCCCGTGTCGACGGCGCCGTCCCTCGGGGCGCTCGTGTCGGCGCCCGCGTCGGGAACGGGGGTGCTCGTGTCGGGCACGTTCGTCGGCGCGTCGGTCGGCGCCGTGCTCGCGTCGGCCGGGGTCGCGCCCGCATCTTGGGAGCCGACGGGGTCGTCCCCCACGCAGGCGGCGGCGGCGGTGGCGAGCACGAGGGCGAGGGCAGGGGCGAAGATCCAAGCGCGCATGCCCTCAAGGTCGCTCGAAAGCGCGGGCTCCGCAAGCCGCAGCGCGACACCGGGTCGGGGGGAGCGCCTCGCCGCGGGCGCCCACACGCGTGCTTTTCTGGTAATCCTTCGGGCGCCCCCTGCGGCTCCCACCGAGAGGGCACTTAGGAGACCTTGGCAATGCGCCCCGGAGAAGGCCGAACGGCCGCGAAGAAACCAGGCACCCTCATCTGCGGCAAGTGGAAGGTCGACCGCGTCATCAAGGTGACCGACCAGCTCGCCACGTACGAGGCCCGTGATCCGAAGGGCGCCAAGGTCCATCTCAAGGTCATCCACCCCTACAAAGCCGACGACGCCCCGCTCGTCGCGCGGTTGAAGCGCGAGGCCTACGTCGCGAACCGCATCAAGCACCCGAGCATGGTGCGCGTCCTCGGGGACGGCATGACCGACGAGGGCTCGCTCGCGATCGCCCTCGAGCTCGTCGACGGCGAGACCCTCGAAGAGCTCCGCATGAAGCGCGGCGGCATGCTCCCTCCCGACGAGGTCATCAAGTACGGCTCGGCCCTGTGCGACGCGCTCCAGGCCGCGCACGACGAGCAGATCGTCCACCGCGACGTGCGCCCCGAGAGCTTCATGGTGACGAAGCAGGGCGAGCTGCGCGTGCCCGAGTTCGCCGCGGCGCGCGTGCTCGGCGAGACGGTCGAGGCCAAGGAGCGCACGGCGGCGGGCGCCACGCTCGGCTCGCCGGCCTTCATGTCGCCCGAGCAGGCCCGCGGTCAGCGCGATCGCGTCGACGCGAGGTCCGACGTGTTCGGCCTCGGGGCCACGCTCTACACGCTCGTCTCCGGCAAGACGGTGCACGCGGCCGACAACCCGCTCGCTGGGCTCCTCTCGGCCTCGCGTGACCGCGCGAAGCCGGTGCGCACCGTCATGCGTACGGCCATCCCCGATCACCTCGCCGACGCCATCGACAAGGCCCTCAAGTTCGAGCCCACCGACAGGTTCCCGAGCATGCGCGCCTTCAAGCGGGCGCTCACCCCCAAAGAAGAGGCGAGGCCCGCGGCGCCGATCGCGCGCACCGAGGCGTCTCCGGTGCGCCCCTCGCAGAAGCCCCCGCCTCCGCTCCTCGGCCGCCCTCCGACGGCGCAGCCCTTCGCGCCGAGCCCGCCTGCCGTACCCGCGGCGCCACAGGCCCACGCGCATCCCGCGCAGCCAGGTCCGATGGCGCGCCCGTCGGGCATGATGGCCGCGCCCACGCAGGCCTCTCCCGCCGTGGCGCCGCAGGGGCACGCGCATCCCGCGCAGCCAGGTCCGATGGCGCGCCCGTCGGGCATGATGGCCGCGCCCTTCGCCCCGACCCAAGCGTCCCCGGCCATGGCGCCGCAGGGGCACGCCGGTCCGACGCGCCCCTCGCCCTCGATGCCG
The sequence above is a segment of the Myxococcales bacterium genome. Coding sequences within it:
- a CDS encoding protein kinase, which gives rise to MRPGEGRTAAKKPGTLICGKWKVDRVIKVTDQLATYEARDPKGAKVHLKVIHPYKADDAPLVARLKREAYVANRIKHPSMVRVLGDGMTDEGSLAIALELVDGETLEELRMKRGGMLPPDEVIKYGSALCDALQAAHDEQIVHRDVRPESFMVTKQGELRVPEFAAARVLGETVEAKERTAAGATLGSPAFMSPEQARGQRDRVDARSDVFGLGATLYTLVSGKTVHAADNPLAGLLSASRDRAKPVRTVMRTAIPDHLADAIDKALKFEPTDRFPSMRAFKRALTPKEEARPAAPIARTEASPVRPSQKPPPPLLGRPPTAQPFAPSPPAVPAAPQAHAHPAQPGPMARPSGMMAAPTQASPAVAPQGHAHPAQPGPMARPSGMMAAPFAPTQASPAMAPQGHAGPTRPSPSMPPPAVQPPQAAPEAPARQKPQRPDIALVRQEVDEESTAVMDQPPPGMSASGSTPPPAPQGYGGHGHAQGYAGHGSMPPPAMGMGQPSPGMGAQGMGMGQPSGSVPPPAHPGAGQGMGMAQPPYGAPAAAMPSGYAGQGPGSPGHAPGPFGQGPGSPGYAPGPFGQGAGSPGYAPGYAAPGYGGSAQGMGPSGPPGGAPGAYAGQGLGGPGPATSGPGPQWGGAGGSGPYPGQGMGGAGGSGPYPGQGMGGPGQGMSGAGGSGPYPGQPYGAPGMGSGFPGPMPNAQGGPQGFPGPMPNAQGGPQGFSGPMGVMPGQAPASNRTFAYVAVGMGGTLIVLALVYAFFFMKPG
- a CDS encoding zf-TFIIB domain-containing protein, translating into MIVEARSFCFFCGKAGRADAPCPSCMIAMPAVFCGGCGARSSPLAPSCGTCHAPLAEPRFAELPCPACTAARRPSGPMVPVACGAVSLHGCVTCRGVFVSARAWCTLLSHPELEPKLPGEAPPGAGAVLEMVACPLCKKRLERGRFAGRSSVVVDMCERHGVWLDAGELSGVLGFVRQERAARPDVDAAHASLDAARRAGDVYVRGAAQELTRREERKPSGFPWALALVAALGFSALSYGTYQKFFAHHGETVKGAAEGAQKVLGK
- a CDS encoding PD40 domain-containing protein encodes the protein MRAWIFAPALALVLATAAAACVGDDPVGSQDAGATPADASTAPTDAPTNVPDTSTPVPDAGADTSAPRDGAVDTGTDRRCDPAKTFDAPTFMATVSSAFDEASFSMTRDELTAFMHRENTGAPNTSLLQTTRARVTDAFAAPTETNLAVVNTPPGSEYSPTVSPDGLVLYFHRQTAGGIGVFVATRGAAGAPFANQGAVTVGGTALSDALSPHLSADGQTLYWLDFQTFKLHQAARGATPAIFGTGREVTPADVYNPVLSADELTLYYSNGMSDDVLRATRASKAASFGAGVRVDALSSNAKDAPLFLTGDGCVMILKSTRPGGSGGTDLWMAQRPQ